Below is a window of Ctenopharyngodon idella isolate HZGC_01 chromosome 7, HZGC01, whole genome shotgun sequence DNA.
tcaggcaacattgtaccataGTGGAACACAAGTATTACCAAAACATCATATTATTATGTCATTATATCAAGTTATCATAtccatcttcatcttcatctccaTCTTCTTCTTTCTCACCCTCATTCTCTCCCTGACAGATTGTCACTATGATTTTATCTTCCTCATCACAGTATGACCCCTCATCATCACCCTCATCACCTGCCAGTGCTACCTGTGTTTTATACCTTTTTGAAGTGCTATAGAAAATGTGCAGATCATAATATATGCAGATATAATATGTGAATTACTATTCTTATAAGTGCATTACAAAATCATGTggaaatgcaaatatatttagataattCTAACTCTTTACCTtacaaatatgatacatttgTATTCAAACCTATTATGCCTGTATGGCCTTATGCGATTCCATtatggtacaatgttgccttGAGGCAACacagttttttgttattttctctaAAGCATTTGAtgatatataaagtaaaattctTGAAAATACTTCTTTACTTGCCAGTGAAGGTGACTCATATTTTTGTGGGTGATTAAATAGATACAAACACGTGAAAAAAGCACTTTTCATTGAAGAAAATATGGAGCCATGCGACATGTGCTGAAACAGGACACAAAATGGACCCCTGTTGGTCatgttttggtctttttttgcacttttattgaTTAGTATTTTAGTTATTCTGTCCTGAGATACATTTGATCAATCAATTGGTGccttatttgattaaaaacaaactaaaatagaccAACTAAAATAGACACCGTACCATAGAGGGTTAAAAGGAAGCTAAGAGGCCGTTGGCATATACTTGAGGGTAGTCAGTAGCAGAAAGGGGGTGGCTTCGGAGTTTGGAGAGAAGTTCACTGATTGGCTTGATGATGTGTTCAGACTCCAGCCAATAAGAGACGGTGCGCCTTTATTTAAATGTCTAATCCCAGTTCATCGTATCACTTTTACTTCGTGTTCTATCCGTTGAGTAAATTACACGCTACAATGAGTGGAAGAGGCAAGACCGGTGGAAAGGCTCGCGCTAAGGCCAAGACTCGCTCTTCCAGGGCGGGATTGCAGTTCCCCGTCGGCCGTGTTCACAGGCTTCTCCGCAAAGGCAATTATGCCGAGCGCGTTGGTGCCGGTGCTCCGGTTTATTTGGCCGCTGTGCTCGAGTATCTCACTGCTGAGATCCTGGAGTTGGCTGGAAACGCCGCTCGCGACAACAAGAAGACCCGTATCATTCCTCGTCACCTGCAGCTGGCGGTGCGCAACGACGAGGAGTTGAACAAGCTTCTGGGTGGCGTGACCATCGCTCAGGGTGGTGTGCTGCCCAACATTCAGGCCGTACTGCTGCCCAAGAAAACCGAGAAGCCAGCGAAGACCAAGTAAACTGACAAGAGGCTCTTCAAaccaaaggctcttttaagagccacccaaTTTTTCCTTGAGAGTGATTTCTTTTTTCgttcaatttttatttgaattgctATGAAGTCCGTtcgatttatatttaaaaaaaaaaaaaaaaaaaaaaaaaaaaaaaaaagcggaaGACTGCATGAATTTACAGTTCTTGTTCTACACAATACTAACATATTCAAATTAAATGGTACCACAGGTTTAAGTTTGTTTCTTACGGAAATCGCTTACGGCCGTTTTGTCTTTGACTCCATTCATaaatcagtgtgtgtttgtttttttgtttttttttgtttgtttttttaataatttgtcaAGAAATACACTTAGTCCCTAAAATGAGTAACCTgtattattatcttttttttaatccagtCTAACTGCACTGTTAATACGGGTTTAATTATGAAAATGCATAGTTTTTGGCATGACTAAAATGATTTAAACTGATATACATTTCGTTGTATGTATAAATCAATATATGTATCTGTacatgtctgtttttattaGTTCCACAAGTCCAACTCCGcatatttaataagattttAAAGAAACAATCACGGGTTTTGGTGTACAAATTTAAAACTGATTTCGCCCATTCTATTTTCGTGTATacaaagagaaacaacaaaGGACGTTTGGGCGGGAACCACAAACTGTCGTCTCTTGTTTGAAAACAGAAGACGCAAAGCCATTGGCCAGCTGTTAATAGGACAATAACCAATCGAATGCCTAGGAAGCTACGCCATCCAATGAGCGAATGGCAACTCTACGCTTAAATATACGATGTGTTCAGTGAGCTATTTATTCGTTTGTTTCCTTCAAAGCAACAGCTGAATTCATTAGAAACAATGGCGAGAACCAAGCAGACCGCTCGTAAGTCTACTGGAGGAAAAGCCCCGAGAAAGCAGCTGGCTACTAAAGCTGCTCGTAAGAGCGCACCAGCTACCGGTGGTGTTAAGAAGCCTCATCGTTACAGGCCCGGTACTGTGGCGCTGAGAGAGATTCGCCGTTATCAGAAATCCACTGAACTTCTGATTCGCAAACTACCTTTCCAGCGTCTGGTGAGAGAAATCGCTCAAGATTTCAAGACTGATCTACGCTTCCAGAGCTCAGCTGTCATGGCCCTGCAGGAGTCTAGCGAGGCTTACTTGGTCGGTCTGTTTGAAGACACCAACTTGTGCGCCATCCACGCCAAAAGGGTCACCATCATGCCCAAAGACATTCAGCTGGCCCGCCGCATTCGCGGAGAGCGCGCTTAAATCCACAGCTGCATCAGTCATGCGAacccaaaggctcttttaagagccatcTCAATGTTTCTATGAAAGATGAATTTTCTTTTCCTGAACTTTCTTTGTGTTAgtacataaatgcatttaactCGGATCTGCTGAGGTAAAAAGTATGGATTTGTTTTCATAACTAAAGGCAACTtgagtaataaattaaatttgagtTCTTTCTTGATAATTGCGCGAACTATTGTTTTAAGTTCAGGATCGCATTAGATGGAAGATGTTTTAAATGGAGTAGTTTTCAAAGCTTATTCAGAAGAAaatttattacatatattttgcaGAACAATGTGATGTGCTACGTCACAGTGCTTGTTGCTTAAAGTGTTTATGTATTTCATAAGtggtttttctttatttaaacgCCATTTATTTCCAGAATCAAGCACTGAAAGACAACTCGAGTCCAGCTCCACATCTTTGGATGTAATTTGGGCGTATTGGTGGGGCTAGAAGGTCTACCCATAACTCTATTCCTCCACTAATTAGATCcacagaggtggagctggacttGGTCAAACTCAACCCATGACGTCCAGAGAGGTGGAGTTGGATGTCATTTTGCTCTGCGATGAGCACCATTTAGAGTAGAATCGGGTGACGTATAGTAGAACCGCCCATGAATGTGGTTTCAATTAGGTCCTTTAGCTGATTATAAAAGCCTCTTTTCTACTGTTTGCTCTTCCGTTTACGGTTATTGAGAGCTGGAAAATATCTGTTGACATGTCTGGTAGAGGAAAAGGTGGCAAAGGACTTGGAAAAGGAGGCGCTAAGCGTCACCGAAAGGTTCTTCGCGATAATATCCAGGGAATCACTAAACCCGCTATTCGTCGTCTTGCTCGCCGTGGCGGAGTCAAGCGTATTTCTGGCCTGATCTATGAAGAGACTCGCGGTGTGTTGAAGGTGTTTCTGGAGAACGTCATTCGTGATGCTGTTACTTACACTGAACACGCCAAAAGAAAGACCGTCACCGCCATGGATGTTGTGTACGCTCTGAAACGACAGGGACGCACCCTGTACGGATTCGGAGGTTAAGAGTTTACCGAAGATTTCCCCCTCccggctcttttaagagccacccactTTTTCCcgtaaaaaaaacaagtttccaagttgtgaaaatgaaattaaactttattGTAATTAATTCTCTTGTTTACTTTGGAAAAAATAAGCGTAGAATCCAACACCAGTCATTGTACGGTAATATGCTAATGTGAGCTATATGTGTTTTTCTGAGTTATGtataattaatactttaaaattcaattaaaagtaACTGAAATTGTTAGCaatattttactttcaatacttTATACTTTCCTAAAAATGCGGgaaaatgaaacaaagaaaCCTTGGATGGGGGATGGTGGTTGTGAAACATGAGGCGATGGGCGGGATTACCATTTTAAAACCGCTGATTGGCTCTCCTGCATATCAAGGAACGTTTAATGTGTCCAATGAAATCATTCTATGGGTTGGTCCATGAAGACTCTCAATCACAGAAGGCCGTTCTCCCATTTGATATTAGCATAGGGCAGTACATAAAAAAGGCCCTGTAGCAATGTACGTTTATTCAGCTTTGTGTCTTTGAACGAAGTATCATGCCAGATCCAGCGAAGTCAGCGCCTAAAAAGGGCTCAAAGAAGGCAGTTACTAAAACTGCCGGCAAGAGTGGAAAGAAGCGCAGAAAGTCCAGGAAGGAGAGCTACGCTATTTACGTATACAAAGTCTTGAAGCAGGTTCATCCCGACACCGGAATCTCCTCCAAGGCGATGGGAATCATGAACTCTTTCGTCAACGACATCTTCGAGCGCATCACCGGTGAAGCGTCTCGTCTCGCTCACTACAACAAGCGCTCCACCATCACATCGAGAGAGATCCAGACCGCCGTGCGTCTGCTGCTGCCCGGTGAACTGGCCAAACACGCCGTGTCTGAGGGTACAAAGGCTGTGACGAAATATACCAGTTCTAAGTAAAGCGCCATCTTATCTGATCAGCGAacccaaaggctcttttaagagccacccatattgtctttaaaaagagTTTCAAATGATGGTTACTTCTCTGTTGTAGTTATGAGATAATGTAACGTTATCTGTTTTATTACTTTGCGTGAGATTATAGGTAACCGTATCAAATAATGTCCTttgcaataaatataaataaataaaagacaaattGTGCAgtgtacaatatattttaccAATGACTGGTTTCTGcacaattttaaagaacattatacagtatttatgtTGACTGGCAAAATAAGggaattttatgtttttgttcacTAATAACAATCTAAAGGCATGAAGCATAAGTATTGCTGTCCGTAGGTGTGAATAATACTGTGAAATGTGTGTGAGCTCTGGCCACAACTTCCAGGGTGTTTCCCTTCATTTAGCCCAAGATAATGAACAGAGAATAAATGgtttggagaatggatggatTGTTGTGATTGAATTTATTATTAGTTTGGGATTCTCAGTTTGGGAAACCCTTatctaaaaatgttatttatataattattagcctactatttttttcataagtAAAAATGTTGGTGTTACTTTTACTTGCTGGTGTTTTTGTTGACAGTGTAGTTggttttgtgatgttcagagcTAATCTGTttgtctgaatttttttttgattgtcATCATCGTTGAGGTTTGCATGATGAGTGCTGATGTCTAAATGGCCAGTTGAAAATTCtagtgtaaaaatatattagcaCCTTTGAGAATTGATATCTGTTTACCTTATAGTTTTACTACAACTAAAGCAAATACCGATCACCACAATAATGACTTGaaacaaaactattattttcaataaaacgtTAACATCtcaacctctgttaattctcaatgaGAACTACTATAGACATGACAGAAATCAAGTTaaactggttagtaataagtgaagctggtaatgctgttgtTTGTAgtttaatcatcctctgctgatattttgagagatttaatgtctttatttatctttaaggctgtggctggaagtcagttgtaatttctgttcttgttgtttctctttccttcagtgattctgctttgttaaagggttagttcacccaaaaatgaaaattttgtcattaattacccacagtaatgtcattccaaactagGATGACCACAAGTCCTGCATTTTGCGGGACAGTCCCGAAATTGGGAGCTTTGCCCTTTGCAAGACTTAAATAGTGTCCCGCATTAAATTTATGTCTGTATTATAATTTTTCATCCCTGAAATTGCAATACCacaatatgaaatataataaaaactgtgactggcatttaaaaatctatttgtgCAGTCGTCATATTCTAGCTGTGAAAATAACCAACAAACGCAAtcatagagagaggttttccCGCTGATGACAACTGAGTGGACAGCGCAAAGGAATAGCTAAGTGTGGGCCTCATCAAAGTCGGTAAACACAACTACACCAGTAGGAATTTCATCTCACATACGAACCTCAAGAGCTGCTCAACGCTGCCCAAACTGATGATTTAAAGCATGTAATCATCCATCCTGATGTTAAATATTTCCAACGAACATGCGCCGATACCGTGGATCCTCGAGCGCCACTCATGGAAATAGTCGAGCACCtacggaaaaacacaagatactctccttttgtttttaccaataaaaaatttattaaGACTTTCAGACACGACTTTCTTCTCACGTTAATAGTTCATTTAACGCGGGTTCTATGGCGttatattataatgaaaaatgtcGAGAGAGCATTATTGTAACACAGCACATCAAATGCGTGAGCAGGAATCTCTCCGCTCACAGGCAGACTCTGGAGGCGCGCAAGCTCTCGCTCAGATATTACGTGTGCGTGCTCAAACTTTGACCTCCTGCATGTGCAGCCATGAATCTATTGTCTTCTCTCCAGGATTTAATGTTGCCAGAAGCGCAACATTATAATGTGGGCACCCACCGCCAGAAACATTAATCGGCGCATATGCCAAGTTTGCCAACAAATGTAAATCAATAGCCATAGTAGTCCTAAATTTATCTCACACGTGTCCCGCATTGTCCCGCAAAATCACATCTACTATCCTGCAACAGATCAATAGCCAGGTGGTCACcctattccaaacctgtaagactttcgttcatctttggaacacaaattaagatcttttcgatgaaatctgacagcattctgtccctccatagacagccatCACAACTGgaattttgacacttcaaaaagttcataaagagatcgtaaaactaatccatatgatttagtccaaattttctgaagagacacgattgctttatatgatgaacagatttaatttaggcttttactcgcatataaacattgatcagcgaacatataCAGAAGTTCAACCTGAACTTGAATGACGCACGAAATCAAACTTCTTcgggaagctcaaacgtgttgcgtGACCAGTGTGGTTCATTCTGGTGTGTAGCACGTTTGAGATTCCGGACGAGGTTTGTTCATttaggttcagttgagcttctgtgtatgatgatcaatgtttatgttccgaagatgagcgaaaatcttacgggtttggaacgacatgagggtgggtaattaatgacagaattttccttttagggtgaactaaccatttaacagcaggtgtttttaaatgtttgaaagaatgtttcagtaACATCATAGTAACCtttaaatgatgttcttttaaCATTatggaaactggacatttttagaTTGATGGCCACaacttaaaaagttaaacattctAATTAGTGGCACCAACTAGCAGGGGTATGCCACCACAAACTGACACTTACCAATCAGGTTTTTCATATAATTCTAAACTAGCATGAGTGAAAACACTACAAATCATTATGAAGTGACACCCACAATTTGGAAATACATTCTGAGAAATGGCATCAACCATTCAGAAGTGTGCACCTTGACACTGGCTCTTTACAATGCAGAGTTGTGTAAATGTGTAGATACTATATTAAACCGGATGTCTATTATAATATGGCAACAGCAAGTCAAAAACTTTAACAGAACATACAGGCATCTCCAGAAGGAATGCATGTGAAAAACATCTTTGACCGGAGATGAAGAGCAGTTACACAGACAGATGTGGCGTGTGCTTCAAGCTGCACAAAACAACTTCTGAATGAAACACTCCAGAAGTCCCTCAGCGATCTTCCTTTCATTAAAGACATAGTCAAAGTGCAAGTTCAAAATCAGGATGACACACTCGAACATTTGCCACTGTTAATGCAcaaaattacatgaaataagcACGCAGCCTTTTTCATTACTGGTGCACGCTCTGGATTTGATATGACGATgctaaaataaatgttcatttgtcGCGTGTTTTAGTATACAAATAAGGTTCAATATCTCTACTCGATGTATACATTGTTTTTTACTCCACTAAACTATCTTACAACTTCAGTTTTATTCCAAATATGAAAGGAGAAAACACAAGACAAAGGCATTAGTGGAGGAGCACAGACAGTGAACAGAGCAGGTTGAATCTACACGGTTCTCATGCTGTGGTTAAATGCGTAGCTCTGCCCAGCAGCGGTTCATTGTAGAGTCCAGATTTGCTCAGAGAAATCATGGCTGAAACCGCTCCAGCAGCTGCCGCGACCAAAGCGGCCAAGAAGAAATCAGCAGCTAAACGCAAGAGAACAGGCCCAAGCGTCGGCGAGCTCATTGTTAAGGCTGTGTCCGCATCTAAGGAGAGGAGCGGTGTGTCCCTCGCTGCCCTGAAGAAAGCGCTCGCTGCCGGTGGCTACGATGTGGAGAAGAACAACTCCCGCGTCAAGATCGCCGTTAAGAATCTGGTGACTAAAGGTACCCTGGTCCAG
It encodes the following:
- the LOC127515309 gene encoding histone H2A-like, whose amino-acid sequence is MSGRGKTGGKARAKAKTRSSRAGLQFPVGRVHRLLRKGNYAERVGAGAPVYLAAVLEYLTAEILELAGNAARDNKKTRIIPRHLQLAVRNDEELNKLLGGVTIAQGGVLPNIQAVLLPKKTEKPAKTK
- the LOC127515311 gene encoding histone H3-like, which encodes MARTKQTARKSTGGKAPRKQLATKAARKSAPATGGVKKPHRYRPGTVALREIRRYQKSTELLIRKLPFQRLVREIAQDFKTDLRFQSSAVMALQESSEAYLVGLFEDTNLCAIHAKRVTIMPKDIQLARRIRGERA